CACAAGAATGAGATGCCACTGGTAATCAACTGAAAATCACATTATAACTCTGAAGGTCCCCCGCCCCATGTGCCTTTCCAGAAATGTAGGTCATTAAAGCTGCTTGGCCATGAATTCATCAATGTTAGGTTACATTATTGCAATTACATCAGTAAAGGTATCAACTCAGCCAGCACTCCACCAGCTACAATAACCTAATATTACGCTTCTGACAAGATAGACTCCATTTGTCCACAGAAAACTAAGTCTTAATGGCTTAATGGTTCATaaactagtttttttttttttttttttactggcaaGCAAGGCAAGAAAAAGTCATCTGCAAGGCTGATATATACTTTGAGTGCAAATATACtattcttgaagaaaaagaagaatcttctttaaaatgtgttccCTCCATTACAGccatttgcttaaaaaaaaaaaaaaaaaagagcaaagcaaggGAAACATTAATTCCAGGTCTGACAACGCCTCTCGAAACAAAATGTAGATATAGGCCTCCAATGCAAAATAGcccaaagcagaaaagcttttacAATTCCAGAAGTCACTTACTTCCTCCTTGGTCCACGTTTCGCTTTAACCATCTTTTTCTGAGCTGGTTTTGCACtggcctcaccagcacagtcTGAAGGCAGGAGTGTCTTCTCAGTTTCTACAGTTCCTTGGTTTTTTTGATCAGAAGAGACCACTGAAGTATTGCACCCGCTTTCTTtatctttctgctcttctggtTTCATAGCACCTTCAATTATATTGCcaccattctttttttctagtgacAAAGAAATCAAGTAAGGCTCTGAATTCAAGATCATCCATACCAGAGTGCTTTTAAACAAATTCCAGTGGTTTCTATGTCAAGTTTCTAGTGCTGTCATATAAGAGACAGAGGAAGGGAATAAATGATACAATCTCTTTCTGCTAGAACTCAGGGAGACTGTTACTGGACTTCCAAGTAGTTGTTGCTATAGCACAGATAGTACAGAATGAGgcataagaagagaaaaagaaaaggtaaaaacaagagcaagtgcttcGTCGTGGTGTAAAACCAAGCAGCAAAGCTAACCTGACCACATGCTACGTTCAGTGGTACAAACACAGCCTGCCAGCCAGTGCATTTGGTGTACTAAGTTTTCAGGTTGTTATAAAGGAATCAGCAACCTGCCCTGAAGGAGCAGAAGTCTCTGCACCCTGCACTGCTACAATCAGTCACTGCAGAAGTGGTGCTAAGGGGCCAATACCACTCAGACCAAATCCACAGGAGCCAAAGGGCAGGTGCTTAGAAGACAGACTTCTGTTACATTGAGCTTACTGAGCATATCCTACCTTGAGCTGACCACATCCTCCTCAGCTGACTGATTTAGAGGTAAATGAGACGTCTTAAAGCTGAATAAAGTTTTCATTTACAGCAAATTACCAGGTTTAATTCCCTCAGGCCAAGACAGATGTTTCAATCTCACTGGAGAAATGAAGCACTGCTTAAAGGCCACTGTGGGAAAGACtaaaaccattttcattttcttggtgAAATCGAGGGGTTACAGCCCATAAGTTTCCCTGTGCTCAAAGGGGCTTAAAACACCAACTTGCAAAGAGCATTTGaaccaaaacattttaacaagTTACCACACTTAACAACCACACCTTTAAACACAAAccagctgtggggtttttttttgtttgtttgtttgttttcaataatCACCTGATAAATCTGTGacttcagttttgaaaaggATAAGGACACCATCATCCTTGTAGTTTGTTTGCTGACGGAGCTGTAGGATTTGGGAAAGAGACCAGGGCAGGGGAGCTGCCCACCTCCTACAGTTCTAAAACTGGGGGCAGTGAGGAAAGCACATCTCACAAAGCAAGCAATCCAAAGATCAGTCTTaccatctccttttctgttgGTTTCAGTTAGCATTTTGCCCTGACATTTCACTTCGTGATACATGACagagttttcttcttgaagtgGGGAGCGAGCACCAGAAGTTTTGTTGGGATTCAGGTAGCTGTAGATTTTGGATTGACCAGTAAACGCATTCTCCTAAAACAGATtcacacatacaaacaaaaaagcgTATCACAGAGATGCTGGGAGCTTCCATTTGGGAAATACAACGTGCTGCAAAGACCAGGGCTGACAGCTGACTGTGCTAATGCAAGTTATATTGCTTTAATGCATCATCCTTGCTACCGTTGCTATTTCTACGACATGAAAACACAACTGTGGTAAGCACTCAGAGAATTTTACTAATGCAAACGTCTCAGTTCATGAGGACCTTCACGTGCAATGTGGTAGGAGAGGACAGCCATAACGAACCCCAACTTCCACCCTCTTCTTCAAGATACGAACTCTGGTACTAAAAAAAACCTGAGCTGCTCAAAGAGCGCAAGCCAAAGAAAACACCAATAACACAGCAGAAACTGGCCAAGCCTACCACATACCTCTCATAGCCAGGGAAGCATGAACTTACCCAAACACTCATTAGGTGTCAAACATTACTGCAATTAATGATATGCTCTTCTGAGCAGCATGGAAGACTGTTTTGGAAAGTCTACCTTGAGCAACACCCCTCAAGGAGCTTTGGAAGATGAGCAGTGCTATCTTTTTATCCATTATATCGTATAAAATGGAGTATTAAGACTGTTGATAGCATAAGAAACACACAGTGTTCTAGGCAAAGCACTTGGTCCCTGCTGGCAAAAGAGTAAAACCCTCTGGCATGGTCAAACAGCACAAGGCTGGGGCTTGAAAGCTGGTTCAGGCTGAGGTCCCCAGCAGGGAGGAGCACGGATTTAGCAAAGCTTACAGGAGTTGTGACACTTTCATTTTCGTGGTTCTCTGCAACTAGGCCAAGCTCAGCTGCACACGTATGTGGAGCACAGAGATTTCAGCTGTGAAGCCCCAGTGTCTGGACAAACAGATGCAGCTTGGCCAGAAGAAGTTTGTCTTGGCTGTATTTTGACTCAAGTAAAAGCACTTACAGATACTGCAactcagctgaaataaaaaaaacaaccaaattttgcatacttttttttttaaagcatacaAAGGTTCCCACTGGCTAAGAAGAGTAAAATAGCTCAAATACGGCCATTTGACTAACCAAATGCTCCGGTATACCTCATCGCATAAGGACTAATGAAGTAAACAAAGCACACAGTAcataagaaaattttaattatttacaaaaacaagtAACAGAGTACACAACTCACCCACAAAGTAAGATCAGTTAAAAGCTTCAGTAAGAATTAAGATTACAGCAAAACACCCAGAGAAGAAGTCAGTCAGACCCTTCCCCCTCACTGAAATATATCAGAGAAGCCCATCAGAAATGAGACTTGCTTATTTACAGAAGCGAGGCTTTTAGGATGACATACAACAACACTGGATGCTAATAAATGCAGGCAGTGAAACCCGCACTGAGAAATTCCCTAGGTTAGGAGGAACTCCACAGCCTGCCGTGTCCCGggaaggccagcagcagcccacctGCCCACGGAGCTCCGGGCTCCGGGCACGCACTGACAGGGCCACAGCAGCGCGTCCTCGGCTCCGCTCCCTCGCCCTCCCAGCCCCCGCCCGCAGCGCGGCGCTCCCGGCTGCCACGTCTTTGTCTGTGCCGGGTTTCAGAGCCTCCGCGGCATGGATTTTCTCAGCCCAACAACACACATTAAGGGCTACTGAAGATCCCTGGGTCTTGACGCAATAGCCAAGATTCATCTCAGCGAGGTTTAAATGCAAAGCGATTACCAAGCTCGGGCCCCATCTAGGAAAGGCAGAGGACGGCGGGGTAGCAgggaagcagggctgtgcccgGGCCTGGCCGCTCGCTGACAGCAGCTCCCGCCGTTcgcagggcagggagggcacGGGCGCAGCCCGACCGCGCTGAAGCCTGCCCCGTTTCCGACTTCGCCGGACAGCCCCACGCCGGGGGCTCCCGAGGCCGCCACCCCCCGCGCCCGCCCCCACACTGCGGGGCGCACCCGCAGCGAGCGCCGGGAGCCGCCCGCCCCGGACAGCGCTTACCCCACCGGCCCGGGCGCGGCCGGGGCTCTTCCTCTCGGCGTTCTCGGGGCTCGCCTTCTCCGCGCCGCCCGCCCTGGCCTTGGGCATGTTCCTGCCTAGGAGCGAGGAGGGAAGAACGGCTTCTGAGCCATGTTCTGCGCCGCCGCCCGCGGTCATCTCCCGGCCCCCGCGGCCTGCGCCATGTTTAAAGGGCTCACTGCGGCAGGGCGAGCCGCGGCGGCCCAGCCCCTTCCCGACGAGCTGCGCACACCGCGCGGGGGAGGAGTCCCGCCGGCCCCGGCGCCCCGGGCCTCTCGGGATGGATCTCCGCGCCGCCGGCAGCCCCGTGCCGACCGGCCCCGCGTCCGCGCCCATCTCCGGCCGTTCCCTACGCGCCGCGCGCCCACGACCCCCCATAACTGCACCCaccgctccccgccccgcccgggCACCTTTAGCCATGGCGGTGGCGGCGCGGCGCCCAGCAGCCCCCGCGGTGCGGCTCCCCCGGCACCGTCCCCGGGAGctcccccgccgccgccgccgccaacCGCCCCGCGGGGAGACGCCGCGCTCCCTGCCGCACTCCCATTGGCTCAGCCGGGTGTCGGATAACAGCTTCCGCGCCGCCGATTGGCGCTCAGTGCCGCGCCCCGCCCCTCCCTCTGTCAGACCGGAGAGGGTGCGGGCTCCCGGGACCGGTGTTTAAATGTGCGTCCCCTGGGCGCTGATTGGCCCGTGCGAAGGGCAACGGGCGCTCTGATTGGCGGTCCCGGGAGGAACGCCCTTCCGCGGCACGGCCTCGCCACGTGAGTAGCAACGCTACGAAAGCGTTCGATTTTTTCACATATAAAACGTGAGTAAATCACCAGCAAAGCTCGAGGGACCTGCAGCATCAGCGCATGGGTCAGCACCCAAGGGCAGGCCTGGGGCACGTGCTGCAGAACCAGTAAATTACCATCGCAAAGATTAAACCATCAAGGAGTCAACATGGCACGCATCAAGGGACTGCGGaatgtttcttctttgcagtGGTTGTCATCGTGGAGGTTCGCAAGTTATCACGTCACCTCTTTGGTGTCTTTAAATAGGACAGTgatgtaggttgctccaaaagtgaATGCATTCTCCACCATTAGCTAGGCACTTTTGCCAGCaatgacaacaacaaacaatcacagaatcattaaggttggaaaagacctccaaggttatctagtccaaccatccacctaccaccaatattgtccactaaaccacatcccttagcaccacacctaaatgtttcttgaacacccccaggcACAGCAACAccccccctccctgggcagcctgtcccagctcctgaccactcttttggagaagtttttcctaatatccaacctgaaccatcccctggtgcagcttgaggccattccctcttgtcctatctctgGTAcgtgggagcagaggccgacccccagctcaccaccacctcctttcaggagctgtagagagcaataagcATCTccagagcctcctccagactgaacaacacagctccctcagcctctccccacaAGACCTGTGCTTCAGACACCTCACAGCtccgttgcccttctctggacacgctccagggcctcgatgtccttcttgcagtgaggggcccaacactgaacGCAATACCCGAGGCacggcctcaccagggctgaacacagagggacgatcacctcctgctcctgctggctccGCTATTTCtaacacaagccaggatgccgttggccttcctggccgcctgggcatgctgctggctcatgttcagtctTTCTTATCAGTGTTAGCTCTTTGAAGACTTATCTAACAACATCTACTAGGGCTACGGAGCAACACTGGTGTGCTGCCAACACGAGCAGTGGTCACCCACTTCCAGCTTATCAGCAGCCACAGGCCACTCACTCTCCCCCGGGCACCCCTATCAGCCAGAGCCAGGAACACAATGTGACTGCGGAGGACACAGACACAGGAGGGCATCGACCGGCCATCACGTTGGTGAACTGCTTCTCTATTCCACTACCATGTTGGTGAACCCCCCTGTTTGGGCTGGTACACCAACAAAAGCACCGGAGTTCTTGGCAGACTCTGGTCTGATTTTTCCATCCGAATTCACACTGCTATTTTGACATAACTAGGATGGcactggaaaaaatactgcataaatTACTAATGAGGATTTCCTCCCTGCAGTAACTTAGGAATGCTATTCATAGTCCCCCAAGAAAGCTCTGGAAATACCTTTCTTGTGgttttgctcagtttttttttttaatatatatttcttaatgttttgtgcatgtgcaagggctgctccaaaagtaatgcctcctattttatgatgttgaccCATGACAccagaggcagatattggtgggatggcagcagagctgaaccTTCCTCCCAATATCCCAACacgttttgttgctgtgtgacaggtggcagcagaggggcagcgtgacacaatggcatctgacacggGAGTGAGTACAGAGCAAAGGTGTGTCTTTGactttctccatgcagaaaaaaaaatggcctcCATTGACATTCATGGACGCTTGCTGAGCACTGATGGacaccaagcagtggatgtgagcacagtgaggcggtgggggtgcgtttcagcagtggtgacagtggcagtgtgtcacctccactggtgcagatatttCTGAGCGCAGCGTGCAGGCTCTTCTTGTTTATTGCTGGCAAAAGTGCCTAGCTAATGGTGGAGAGTGCATTcacaaatagtgttttgtagctgagaatttgctctatcgaacactgttattgtgctctttgtatctgttgtcgtttccatggaaataggaggcattactttcggagcgACCTACGTATATTAAACAAAGCAACCGAGTTtacaatgaagctgtgaaggcCGCCACTAGAGGGCAAAGCAAGCTAAACAATCATCATCCCTagagcaacaaagaaaacaatgtcaTCTCTGACCGGCCTCTGCTGCCCAGCCCTCTGCCGTATCACACTGTGAGTCACCAAATCGGGCTTCCCCGCAGGGAGCTATGGCCAAAAAAGGCGGCACGGACGGGAAGGTAAACGCTGTCACACGCAGCCTACAGCCCCCAGGAGGATGTGTCCACCCGCAGCTGCCAGTCACCGTGACTCAGGACAGGGAAAGAGCGGCCTGCTCGCACACTCGGGGCTTGACAACCCAGTGACCTACATAACATCTCCGTGGTACCCAGAGCAGCTCCTCGCTGCACTACAGCCTGGCACCGCAGCGTGACATTGTGCAGTGGGGGACggaaggaaaatgaatgggGAAAGCATTGGATttgcttggaaagaaaaacgTCATGAGTAAATAAATTCAGTCTTGATTAATGCTTAAccagtttgttgttgttttttctttacatacCTATTTTTAGGACTTTCTAATTCTGAATTTGGGTACCACTGAATGTTGAAGTTCCGTTTCTTTAAGATCCACCCCAGACACGCTTGCTAAATATTTCTGAGAGTTTGTTGCTGTAGTTGTCATTTATCCAGCACCTGTTGTATTCACAAGATGAAGTGCTGACAATTCTGTGTTTTAGTCATTGTACCACTGTATTTAGAAAGCAAGTAAAAACGAATTCCTCGAGGATAACTGCTGAGCCTCACATTAAGTAACGTTATTTTATAGCGACACAGGAAAATGTCAGTAGGTGTTAACTATGCTTCCTAGGTTATAAAGGTACCTTCAGAGTAGCATCTGGTAATGGTAAAAAAAGCAGTCTATCTAACCAAAAGGTGCACTCAGCAAGGTACTTGTCACAGGCACAACTGTAGGGAAACAAAGCCCCGCAGTAATTGTTTCTGTGGTAATTATGTGTAAGTAGCAAGTATCTGCCACAACTCACCTCTCCCAGCCGAGAATGACCATAAGCTCTGCTCCCAGGCCTGACGGTGTCTTTTCAACTCAAGACATCAAAAATCTCACTTTCTGGCCACAATCGTATGGAGCTGTACAGATGCATTCAGCGTTAAATGCGCTGCACATGACTACACTTCTTTGTGCCTTTATCAGAAGTATACAGGTCAGTAGCCAAGACATGAGCTTCATTTACACTGTTCTCATCTCTGCCCAGAGTTCTGTCATCTTTTCCTCCATTTAGTGTCTGAAGCATCACTGATGAATCTGAATTACTTATTCAGTTTAATTAACATTGCTTTGCCTTTGGATAGCTTAGCCTAACCCTTATTGGTTATTTTGAtccatttaatgaaaaaaaaaaaaagtaagtaaacTTAGATAAAACTGAATGAGCAGCACTTAATGTTTTAAGCAGATTTCATGGCTTCCCACACTTTCCTTAAATTTTACGCTGAAACTCCTTGAAACTGTCCTTACACAGACGTGAAAGAACTTCAGGACTGTTTAACAAAAACGTCCATCTGAGGGCTGGAACGGTTAAGAGCTCTCTCCAGACGCAGAACTAGCCCGAGGGGTCACCAGGTTCCCAAGTGCTcagctctttgcagcagcaATGCTCACATCAGCAGCCCGTAAAACACTTGTCAGGGAAAAGCCGTGTGTCAGCACATCCCCGCGGGCGTCTTCCCCACGCGGCTTCGCTgttcccctccttctcctcaggaGTTGCTGTGAGGTGAAAGCCGGAGAGCCGGGGTGCTGGGAGGGCACGGCGGGGCCGGAGGTGCTCCCACGACACCGAAGTGTTCGGAGCTCCCATCTCTGGGCAGGGCACGAGAGCCGGCTCTCACAGGAGCGTGCCCAAGGCCCAGCTCCACAGCAACACACCCAAAGCACCAATCGCGGCGGAGACAGGGCCGACAGGACCACttaaggagcagctgaggcgCGGAAAGGCCGAAACGCCCCTAGGTCACCTCATGCCGCCAGCCCGCGCTCCGCTCCCCGACGCGGGCCATCACCCCCACCCCCGCTTCACAGTGCACATGCGCATAGCATTGCGCGCGCCCCCTCAGCGCGGCCGCAACCTGCGCTTGCGCACTACGCGCCTCCCCGTCAGCTCTGATGCGTCTCCCTCACaccccctcttttttttccatcatgcCTCGCGAGGAGGTGGCTCTCGCGAGAACGTTGCATCCCCCGCGGCAGCCGCCATCTTGGAGAGGCCGCGATCACGTGACCGCGTGCAGCCGTTCGCCTCCGccttcccctcccccacccAGCGGGAACCGGGCC
Above is a genomic segment from Numida meleagris isolate 19003 breed g44 Domestic line chromosome 14, NumMel1.0, whole genome shotgun sequence containing:
- the KMT5A gene encoding N-lysine methyltransferase KMT5A isoform X4, with the translated sequence MGADAGPVGTGLPAARRSIPRGPGRRGRRDSSPARCAQLVGKGLGRRGSPCRSEPFKHGAGRGGREMTAGGGAEHGSEAVLPSSLLGRNMPKARAGGAEKASPENAERKSPGRARAGGENAFTGQSKIYSYLNPNKTSGARSPLQEENSVMYHEVKCQGKMLTETNRKGDEKKNGGNIIEGAMKPEEQKDKESGCNTSVVSSDQKNQGTVETEKTLLPSDCAGEASAKPAQKKMVKAKRGPRRKTQGRAPNRKVTDYYPVRRSSRKSKSELETEERRKIDELITSGKEEGMKIDYIDGKGRGVIATKHFNRGEFVVEYHGDLLEITDAKKREAVYAQDPSTGCYMYYFQYLSKTYCVDATKETNRLGRLINHSKCGNCQTKLHDIDGVPHLILIASRDIKAACYLLS
- the KMT5A gene encoding N-lysine methyltransferase KMT5A isoform X1, whose translation is MGADAGPVGTGLPAARRSIPRGPGRRGRRDSSPARCAQLVGKGLGRRGSPCRSEPFKHGAGRGGREMTAGGGAEHGSEAVLPSSLLGRNMPKARAGGAEKASPENAERKSPGRARAGGENAFTGQSKIYSYLNPNKTSGARSPLQEENSVMYHEVKCQGKMLTETNRKGDEKKNGGNIIEGAMKPEEQKDKESGCNTSVVSSDQKNQGTVETEKTLLPSDCAGEASAKPAQKKMVKAKRGPRRKTQGRAPNRKVTDYYPVRRSSRKSKSELETEERRKIDELITSGKEEGMKIDYIDGKGRGVIATKHFNRGEFVVEYHGDLLEITDAKKREAVYAQDPSTGCYMYYFQYLSKTYCVDATKETNRLGRLINHSKCGNCQTKLHDIDGVPHLILIASRDIKAGAFTRAISEQKWLSFQERSFSMFKREPAKDKWKRRAMRCDCHVSVFCYFGEL
- the KMT5A gene encoding N-lysine methyltransferase KMT5A isoform X3 — encoded protein: MGADAGPVGTGLPAARRSIPRGPGRRGRRDSSPARCAQLVGKGLGRRGSPCRSEPFKHGAGRGGREMTAGGGAEHGSEAVLPSSLLGRNMPKARAGGAEKASPENAERKSPGRARAGGENAFTGQSKIYSYLNPNKTSGARSPLQEENSVMYHEVKCQGKMLTETNRKGDEKKNGGNIIEGAMKPEEQKDKESGCNTSVVSSDQKNQGTVETEKTLLPSDCAGEASAKPAQKKMVKAKRGPRRKTQGRAPNRKVTDYYPVRRSSRKSKSELETEERRKIDELITSGKEEGMKIDYIDGKGRGVIATKHFNRGEFVVEYHGDLLEITDAKKREAVYAQDPSTGCYMYYFQYLSKTYCVDATKETNRLGRLINHSKCGNCQTKLHDIDGVPHLILIASRDIKAVKSILSGNLKRIIAVFTVSSTSQ
- the KMT5A gene encoding N-lysine methyltransferase KMT5A isoform X2: MGADAGPVGTGLPAARRSIPRGPGRRGRRDSSPARCAQLVGKGLGRRGSPCRSEPFKHGAGRGGREMTAGGGAEHGSEAVLPSSLLGRNMPKARAGGAEKASPENAERKSPGRARAGGENAFTGQSKIYSYLNPNKTSGARSPLQEENSVMYHEVKCQGKMLTETNRKGDEKKNGGNIIEGAMKPEEQKDKESGCNTSVVSSDQKNQGTVETEKTLLPSDCAGEASAKPAQKKMVKAKRGPRRKTQGRAPNRKVTDYYPVRRSSRKSKSELETEERRKIDELITSGKEEGMKIDYIDGKGRGVIATKHFNRGEFVVEYHGDLLEITDAKKREAVYAQDPSTGCYMYYFQYLSKTYCVDATKETNRLGRLINHSKCGNCQTKLHDIDGVPHLILIASRDIKAGEELLYDYGDRSKASIEAHPWLKH